One stretch of Nicotiana tabacum cultivar K326 chromosome 18, ASM71507v2, whole genome shotgun sequence DNA includes these proteins:
- the LOC107772552 gene encoding protein TWIN LOV 1: MESQKGLTKQSFDCYSAGFQESLDGLCDNFTITDPYISGNPIVYASKGFLEMFGYSKYEVIGRNGRIFQGPKTNRRSVMEIREAIREERTIQISLLNYRKDGTPFWMLFHMCPVFGEKDGRLIHFLGVQVPILRNGVNLCQNGAGCRESVFRCYKKEDYYNSFMKFERELSLASGSGSGSNLTGVDAEGPCDASDLEKRKATASINNIQTVLTHYSESTGRPVHGNQCSPSGMSLLRASLNRSLGRIKQSFVLTDANSPDMPIVYASDTFLNLTGFSRDEVLGHTDASTQFRIKECIQNEQPCNLRMLNYRKDGTSFWLHISPVRNASGKVAYFVAVQSEDNSETKEKKGLRQHGVVAAVKVAVRGLSMGVSTC; encoded by the exons ATGGAATCGCAAAAGGGTTTGACTAAACAGTCATTTGATTGTTACTCAGCAGGGTTCCAAGAATCTCTTGATGGATTGTGCGATAATTTTACGATTACTGATCCTTACATTTCTGGTAACCCCATTGTGTATGCTTCAAAGGGGTTCTTGGAAATGTTTGGATATTCAAAGTATGAGGTGATTGGGAGGAACGGGAGAATATTCCAGGGGCCTAAAACCAACAGAAGATCGGTTATGGAGATTCGTGAGGCAATTAGAGAGGAAAGGACTATACAGATCAGTTTGTTAAATTATAGGAAAGATGGGACACCATTTTGGATGTTGTTTCATATGTGTCCTGTTTTTGGTGAGAAGGATGGGAGATTGATTCATTTCTTGGGAGTTCAAGTACCTATCTTGAGGAATGGAGTGAATTTATGCCAAAATGGAGCTGGCTGTCGAGAGTCTGTGTTTAGGTGTTATAAGAAAGAAGATTACTACAATTCATTCATGAAATTTGAACGGGAACTATCTCTTGCTTCAGGTTCAGGTTCAGGTTCAAATTTGACAG GAGTAGATGCTGAGGGGCCTTGTGATGCAAGTGATCTAGAGAAGAGAAAAGCCACTGCTTCTATTAACAACATACAGACTGTGCTAACACACTACAGTGAGTCAACAGGCAGACCGGTCCATGGGAACCAATGCTCTCCGTCTGGGATGAGTCTGCTCAGAGCGTCCTTAAATAGATCTCTTGGTAGAATCAAACAAAGCTTTGTACT AACTGATGCAAACTCACCTGACATGCCAATTGTCTATGCAAGTGATACCTTCCTAAATTTAACAG gcttTTCCAGAGACGAAGTGTTGGGCCATACAGATGCAAGCACACAATTTCGG ATAAAAGAATGCATCCAAAATGAACAACCATGTAACCTACGCATGTTAAATTACAG AAAAGACGGAACCTCATTTTGGCTTCACATATCACCAGTCCGGAATGCTTCAGGAAAG GTTGCATACTTTGTTGCTGTTCAGAGTGAAGATAATAGCGAGACTAAGGAGAAAAAGGGGTTAAGGCAGCATGGCGTTGTTGCTGCTGTAAAAGTTGCTGTGAGAGGTTTGTCAATGGGTGTGAGCACATGCTAG